In Rosa chinensis cultivar Old Blush chromosome 1, RchiOBHm-V2, whole genome shotgun sequence, a genomic segment contains:
- the LOC112177156 gene encoding transketolase, chloroplastic — protein MTSSSSVTLSQALLARAISHHGSNSTSDRVSLSSALSLPTFSGLKSTSSSASSASSKAPRVPRRRLGAARPVRAAAVETLDKTTETSLVEKSVNTIRFLAIDAVEKANSGHPGLPMGCAPMGHILYDEIMRYNPKNPYWFNRDRFVLSAGHGCMLQYALLHLAGYDSVKEEDLKSFRQWGSKTPGHPENFETPGVEVTTGPLGQGIANAVGLALAEKHLAARYNKPDSEIVDHYTYCILGDGCQMEGISNEVASLAGHWGLGKLIAFYDDNHISIDGDTEIAFTESVDTRFEGLGWHIIWVKNGNTGYDEIRAAIKEAKAVTDKPTLIKVTTTIGFGSPNKANSYSVHGAALGAKEVDATRQNLGWPYEPFHVPEDVKSHWSRHTAEGSALEAEWNAKFAEYEKKYAEEAAELKSIITGELPAGWEKALPTYTPEVPADATRNLSQANLNALAKVLPGLVGGSADLASSNMTLMKMFGDFQKGTPEERNIRFGVREHGMGAICNGIALHSPGFIPYCATFFVFTDYMRAAIRISALAEARVIYVMTHDSIGLGEDGPTHQPIEHLASFRAMPNILMLRPADGNETAGSYKVAVDNKKRPSILALSRQKLPNLAGTSIEGVEKGGYIVSDNSTGNKPDVILIGTGSELEIAYKAGEELRKEGKAVRVVSFVSWELFDEQSDAYKESVLPTAVTARVSIEAGSTFGWEKIIGSKGKAIGIDRFGASAPAPTIYKEYGLTVEAVVAAAKEVS, from the exons ATGACTTCCTCTTCCTCCGTCACTCTCTCCCAGGCCCTCCTGGCCCGGGCCATTTCCCACCACGGCTCCAACTCCACCTCCGACCGCGTCTCCCTCTCCTCCGCCCTCTCCCTCCCCACCTTCTCCGGCCTCAAATCCACCTCATCGTCGGCGAGTTCTGCATCATCCAAGGCCCCACGTGTCCCCAGGCGCCGGTTGGGAGCCGCCAGGCCGGTCCGGGCTGCTGCCGTGGAGACTCTCGACAAGACTACCGAGACCTCGCTGGTGGAGAAGTCTGTGAACACGATCCGGTTCTTGGCGATTGATGCTGTCGAGAAGGCTAACTCCGGTCACCCCGGTCTGCCCATGGGTTGTGCTCCGATGGGTCATATTTTGTATGACGAGATCATGAGGTATAACCCCAAGAATCCTTACTGGTTCAACCGTGACAGGTTCGTGTTGTCTGCTGGACACGGGTGTATGCTGCAGTACGCTCTGCTTCACCTTGCGGGTTACGACAGTGTCAAG GAAGAGGATTTGAAGAGCTTCAGGCAATGGGGAAGCAAGACCCCAGGACATCCCGAGAACTTTGAGACACCTGGTGTTGAAGTTACCACCG GTCCTTTGGGGCAAGGTATTGCAAATGCTGTTGGTCTGGCCCTGGCTGAGAAGCACTTGGCTGCACGATACAACAAGCCAGACAGTGAGATTGTTGACCACTACAC ATATTGTATATTGGGTGATGGTTGTCAGATGGAGGGTATTTCTAATGAAGTTGCTTCCCTTGCTGGGCACTGGGGACTTGGAAAGCTGATAGCCTTCTATGACGACAACCACATTTCCATTGATGGAGACACTGAGATTGCATTCACCGAGAGTGTTGATACCCGTTTTGAGGGTCTCGGGTGGCACATTATCTGGGTGAAGAATGGAAATACCGGGTATGATGAGATTAGAGCTGCCATTAAGGAAGCAAaggctgtgacagacaagcccACTTTGATAAAG GTGACAACAACCATTGGTTTTGGATCTCCAAACAAGGCAAACTCATACAGCGTCCATGGTGCTGCACTGGGTGCCAAGGAAGTTGATGCTACCAGACAGAACCTTGGATGGCCATATGAGCCTTTCCATGTGCCAGAGGATGTTAAAAG TCACTGGAGTCGCCATACTGCAGAAGGTTCAGCCCTTGAAGCTGAATGGAATGCCAAGTTTGCTGAATATGAGAAGAAGTACGCAGAGGAAGCTGCAGAGCTGAAGTCCATCATCACTGGTGAGCTACCGGCTGGTTGGGAAAAGGCTCTCCCG ACTTACACTCCAGAAGTCCCAGCTGATGCTACCAGGAATTTATCTCAGGCAAACCTCAATGCCCTTGCAAAAGTTCTTCCCGGTCTTGTTGGTGGCAGTGCAGATCTTGCTTCTTCCAACATGACTTTGATGAAAATGTTTGGAGATTTCCAGAAGGGTACCCCAGAAGAACGCAATATTAGGTTTGGTGTTAGGGAGCATGGGATGGGAGCCATCTGCAACGGAATTGCTCTTCACAGCCCCGGATTTATTCCGTACTGTGCCactttctttgttttcactgACTACATGAGAGCTGCCATAAGGATCTCTGCATTGGCAGAAGCTCGAGTTATCTATGTTATGACCCACGATTCAATTGGACTTGGAGAAGATGGACCAACCCATCAACCAATTGAGCACTTGGCAAGTTTCCGGGCAATGCCTAACATTTTGATGCTCCGCCCAGCTGATGGGAATGAGACCGCCGGGTCATACAAGGTTGCAGTTGATAACAAGAAGAGACCATCTATCCTTGCCCTCTCTAGGCAAAAGCTGCCAAACCTTGCTGGAACTTCCATCGAGGGAGTCGAGAAGGGTGGCTACATTGTATCAGACAACTCTACAGGTAACAAGCCCGATGTTATTTTGATTGGTACTGGTTCTGAGTTGGAAATTGCCTACAAAGCTGGTGAGGAACTCAGAAAGGAAGGGAAGGCTGTCAGAGTGGTCTCCTTCGTTTCTTGGGAACTCTTTGACGAACAATCAGATGCCTACAAGGAAAGTGTTTTGCCCACGGCAGTAACTGCCAGGGTTAGCATTGAGGCTGGATCCACATTTGGGTGGGAGAAGATTATTGGAAGCAAAGGAAAGGCAATCGGAATCGACCGTTTTGGAGCAAGTGCACCAGCCCCAACAATATACAAGGAGTATGGCCTTACTGTCGAGGCCGTTGTTGCAGCAGCAAAAGAAGTTAGCTAG
- the LOC112177165 gene encoding 3-phosphoshikimate 1-carboxyvinyltransferase 2, which yields MAQVSKICGNGAQSINLLPNVSKPQIPKSLNSISLKSQFLGSSNSVSLKIKNGFVGGKARAGGLRVSASVVTAEKPSTVPEIVLQPIKEISGTITLPGSKSLSNRILLIAALSEGTTVVDNLLDSDDINYMLGALKTLGLNVEDDKANKRAVVEGCGGQFPMGNKSGEEVQLFLGNAGTAMRPLTAAVTAAGGYSRYVLDGVPRMRERPIGDLVTGLKQLGADVDCFLGTDCPPVRVIGKGGLPGGKVKLSGSISSQYLTSLLMAAPLALGDVEVEIIDKLISIPYVEMTLKLMERFGVTVEHSDSWDRFLVRGGQKYKSPGKAFVEGDASSASYFLAGAAVTGGTVTVEGCGTSSLQGDVKFAEVLEKMGAEVTWTENSVTVTGPPRHSSGRKHLKAVDVNMNKMPDVAMTLAVVALFADGPTAIRDVASWRVKETERMIAICTELRKLGATVEEGPDYCVITPPEKLNVTAIDTYDDHRMAMAFSLAACGDVPVTIKDPGCTRKTFPNYFEVLEKFTKH from the exons ATGGCCCAAGTGAGCAAAATCTGTGGCAATGGAGCTCAAAGCATCAATCTTTTGCCCAATGTCTCCAAACCCCAGATACCCAAATCGTTAAATTCAATCTCTTTGAAGTCACAGTTTTTGGGTTCTTCGAATTCTGTGAGTTTGAAGATTAAAAATGGGTTTGTGGGTGGTAAAGCCAGGGCTGGTGGGCTTAGAGTTTCGGCTTCAGTTGTTACAGCAGAGAAGCCGTCGACGGTGCCGGAGATTGTGTTGCAACCCATCAAAGAAATTTCGGGTACCATAACTTTGCCGGGTTCTAAGTCCTTGTCCAATCGGATTCTGCTTATTGCTGCTCTTTCTGAG GGAACAACTGTTGTAGACAACTTACTGGATAGTGATGATATCAATTATATGCTTGGTGCGTTGAAAACGCTTGGGCTAAAtgtggaagatgacaaggcaAACAAAAGAGCTGTTGTGGAGGGTTGTGGTGGTCAGTTTCCGATGGGGAATAAATCCGGAGAGGAAGTTCAACTTTTCCTTGGAAATGCTGGAACAGCAATGAGGCCTTTGACTGCGGCAGTAACTGCTGCTGGTGGATATTCTAG GTATGTACTTGATGGGGTGCCCCGAATGAGGGAGAGACCAATTGGAGATTTGGTCACTGGTCTTAAGCAGCTTGGTGCAGATGTTGACTGTTTTCTTGGAacagattgtcctcctgttcgTGTAATTGGAAAGGGAGGCCTTCCAGGAGGCAAG GTGAAACTCTCTGGATCAATCAGTAGTCAATATTTGACTTCTTTGCTTATGGCGGCTCCTTTGGCTCTGGGAGATGTTGAAGTTGAGATTATTGATAAGCTGATTTCCATTCCATATGTTGAAATGACTTTGAAATTGATGGAACGCTTTGGGGTCACAGTGGAACATAGTGATAGCTGGGATCGATTTTTGGTCCGAGGAGGTCAAAAATACAA GTCTCCTGGAAAAGCCTTTGTCGAAGGTGATGCTTCAAGTGCTAGTTACTTTCTAGCTGGTGCTGCAGTAACGGGTGGGACTGTAACTGTTGAAGGCTGTGGCACAAGCAGTTTACAG GGAGATGTAAAATTCGCTGAAGTTCTTGAAAAGATGGGCGCTGAAGTTACCTGGACAGAGAACAGTGTCACCGTCACAGGACCTCCACGACATTCTTCTGGAAGAAAGCACTTGAAAGCTGTTGATGTCAACATGAACAAGATGCCAGATGTTGCCATGACTCTTGCTGTAGTTGCTCTTTTTGCTGATGGTCCAACTGCCATAAGAGATG TGGCAAGCTGGAGAGTGAAGGAGACAGAAAGGATGATTGCCATTTGCACCGAACTCAGGAAG TTGGGAGCAACTGTTGAAGAAGGGCCTGATTACTGTGTAATCACACCACCGGAAAAACTAAATGTAACAGCCATAGACACATACGATGACCACAGAATGGCCATGGCATTCTCCCTTGCTGCCTGTGGAGATGTTCCCGTTACCATCAAGGATCCCGGTTGCACCAGAAAAACATTCCCCAACTACTTCGAAGTCCTGGAGAAGTTTACAAAACATTAA
- the LOC112177173 gene encoding LOW QUALITY PROTEIN: UDP-glucuronate 4-epimerase 3-like (The sequence of the model RefSeq protein was modified relative to this genomic sequence to represent the inferred CDS: inserted 2 bases in 2 codons) produces MTQLKQMSHLDNGPPTPGKFKPYIHRVRWHSSLAKLTLWSFVFLALILLFFFRSPSSNSLPSDPSRRSLRTYNWGGPAWEKRVRSSARVRSRNGMSVLVTGAAGFVGTHVSAALKRRGDGVLGLDSFNDYYDPSLKRARQALLERSGVFIVEXDINDSALLSKLFEVVAFTHVMHLAAQAGVRYAMENPGSYVHSNIAGLVNLLEVCKNANPQPAIVWASSSSVYGLNTKVPFSERDRTDQPASLYAATKKAGEEIAHTYNHIYGLSLTGLRFFTVYGPWGXPDMAYFFFTRDILKGKTIPIFEAANHGTVARDFTYIDDIVKGCLASLDTAEKSTGSGGKKKGPAQLRVFNLGNTSPVPVSDLVTILERLLKVKAKRNILKLPRNGDVQFTHANISSAQRELGYKPTTDLQTGLKKFVRWYLTYYSGGKKAAG; encoded by the exons ATGACCCAGCTCAAGCAAATGTCTCATCTTGACAATGGCCCCCCAACTCCAGGCAAGTTCAAGCCCTACATTCACAGAGTCCGATGGCACAGCTCCCTCGCCAAGCTCACATTGTGGTCCTTCGTCTTCTTGGCCCTGATCTTGCTCTTCTTTTTCCGGTCGCCGTCGTCCAATTCCCTCCCCTCCGATCCATCCCGCCGCTCCCTCAGAACCTACAACTGGGGCGGACCCGCCTGGGAGAAACGGGTCCGGTCCTCCGCCCGGGTCCGGTCCAGAAACGGCATGTCGGTGCTCGTCACCGGCGCCGCCGGGTTCGTCGGCACCCACGTCTCCGCCGCCCTCAAGCGCCGAGGGGACGGCGTTTTGGGGCTCGACAGCTTCAATGACTACTACGACCCGTCGTTGAAGAGAGCGAGGCAGGCGCTTTTGGAGCGCAGTGGGGTGTTCATTGTGG GGGACATAAACGACTCGGCGTTGCTGAGCAAGCTTTTTGAGGTGGTGGCGTTTACCCATGTCATGCATTTGGCTGCTCAAGCTGGTGTCAGGTATGCCATGGAGAACCCTGGTTCATATGTTCATAGTAATATAGCTGGTCTTGTTAATCTGCTTGAAGTTTGTAAGAATGCAAATCCACAACCTGCAATTGTTTGGGCTAGCTCTAGTTCTGTCTATGGACTTAATACTAAGGTACCCTTTTCGGAGAGAGACCGCACTGATCAGCCTGCTAGTTTGTATGCTGCTACTAAGAAAGCCGGTGAAGAGATTGCGCATACTTATAATCATATCTATGGTCTTTCGCTTACCGGCTTGAGGTTCTTTACAGTTTATGGTCCTTGGG GGCCTGATATGGCTTACTTCTTTTTCACGAGGGATATACTGAAGGGGAAGACTATTCCCATTTTTGAAGCGGCTAATCATGGCACGGTTGCTAGGGATTTTACCTACATTGATGATATTGTGAAAGGATGCTTGGCGTCGTTGGACACTGCAGAGAAGAGTACTGGGAGTGGGGGGAAGAAGAAAGGTCCTGCCCAGTTGagggttttcaatttggggaatACGTCTCCTGTGCCAGTTTCGGATCTTGTTACCATTTTGGAGAGGCTTTTGAAGGTCAAGGCCAAGAGGAACATATTGAAGTTGCCACGTAATGGGGATGTTCAGTTTACTCACGCAAATATCAGCTCCGCGCAGAGGGAACTTGGGTATAAGCCCACAACCGATCTGCAGACGGGGTTGAAGAAATTCGTTAGGTGGTACCTGACTTACTATTCTGGTGGGAAGAAGGCTGCTGGCTGA
- the LOC112178405 gene encoding uncharacterized protein LOC112178405 codes for MAAPLSSWPSSIEDRCTVVVHLDLSRCNLMELSDAIAHFSSLKALTLSGNDNLESLPAIMNELASLEKLELDGCKRLRSIPELSSTISYINAHDCTALESVSTPQSPYDIGRCFIFSNCSQLVQKDVFRDIVETHLPPQGNPSRPLYVSFPGSEIPQWFTHQCRGSSVTAKLPPNWFDKKFLGFTICAFTNKPQEIVSSIISSPFPYFKLTARCFCTFKGDHCEYRFSFYLFDIHSVDFGRPWVESNHRCWLESNHMLVGYVPWSESGMIKREEVNERRYTEAKFEIQLHYESSKRSDQCIEKCGVRFVFDDNEEDSGESMVEVDNSERSFQGCSAEPNGSDITGDTSDEDEQYLKLLSEVFKGANRPPSYIKIEDNDLSGKRKTLERWTKKVRVTSGLMQGSVDDGFNWSWNSSGIDGQAGYCSERVQPRCWAKAIKPTHDDPTIFQMTYVGRHTCWKFQPMLTHQVGVTPDMRIEGPFDGFTWGKYDQTDIPGAEYPRVYYYVCTPQNVKGCMAIKEVKHSSDKKILKITYRGKHTCIEASDSIAGWFERLNSKGSVESSFHEQVPLSPSSPGANSQDMSNRKEVTAKKSKGEEVAELEVEKTEKKKKKKKKKKDKDNGVLDCSDGEKSVNVKKHKDKEEAGSPQTEKSEKKKNKEAENHGAEAATDNGKGDGEADKSEKKKEKKKRKQEEITDSPVTVPAKKSKGEELAELEVEKTEKKKKKKKKKDKDNGVLDSLDGEKSVKVKKHKDKEEAGSPQTEKSEKKKKKNKKAEDHGVDAATDNGKGDGEADKSEKKKKKKKKKKDKSDADEE; via the exons ATGGCGGCTCCCCTTTCATCATGGCCATCATCTATTGAAGATCGTTGTACTGTTGTGGTACATCTTGATTTAAGTAGGTGCAATCTGATGGAATTATCGGATGCTATTGctcatttttcttcattgaaAGCATTAACGTTGTCAGGAAATGACAATTTGGAGAGCTTACCTGCAATCATGAATGAACTTGCTTCCTTAGAAAAGCTTGAATTGGACGGTTGCAAGAGACTGAGATCAATACCAGAGCTTTCATCAACAATAAGTTACATAAATGCACATGATTGCACAGCTTTGGAATCTGTTTCGACACCACAGTCTCCCTACGATATCGGTCGGTGCTTCATATTTTCTAATTGCAGTCAGCTGGTacagaaagatgttttcagagATATTGTAGAAACTCATTTGCCTCCTCAG GGTAATCCTTCCCGACCCTTATATGTCTCTTTCCCTGGAAGTGAAATTCCACAGTGGTTCACCCATCAGTGTAGGGGGTCTTCTGTAACAGCCAAGCTACCACCAAATTGGTTTGACAAGAAGTTTTTGGGCTTTACCATATGCGCGTTTACTAATAAGCCCCAGGAGATCGTTTCGAGTATCATTTCAAGTCCATTTCCTTATTTTAAACTGACTGCTCGATGTTTCTGTACCTTCAAAGGAGATCATTGCGAGTACCGTTTCAGTTTCTATTTGTTTGATATTCATTCTGTTGACTTTGGTCGTCCTTGGGTTGAGTCAAATCATAGATGTTGGCTTGAGTCAAATCACATGTTAGTGGGATATGTGCCATGGTCTGAATCTGGCATGATTAAGAGAGAGGAAGTCAATGAACGCCGTTACACAGAGGCCAAATTTGAGATACAATTGCACTATGAATCGAGTAAGAGATCCGACCAATGCATCGAAAAGTGCGGAGTTCGATTCGTTTTTGACGACAATGAGGAAGATTCTGGGGAATCAATGGTAGAAGTTGATAATTCTGAGAGGAGCTTTCAGGGGTGCTCGGCTGAACCCAATGGTAGTGACATCACAGGTGACACCTCCGATGAGGATGAGCAATACCTTAAATTATTATCAGAAGTTTTTAAAGGCGCAAACAGACCACCGAGTTACATCAAAATTGAGGACAATGATTTATCTGGGAAGAG GAAAACTCTGGAAAGGTGGACGAAAAAAGTCAGAGTTACATCGGGTCTGATGCAAGGGAGTGTGGATGATGGTTTTAATTGGTCATGGAATAGCAGTGGAATCGACGG GCAGGCGGGTTATTGTAGTGAACGTGTACAACCTCGCTGTTGGGCAAAAGCCATAAAGCCAACTCACGATGACCCAACAATCTTTCAAATGACTTACGTTGGGAGGCACACTTGTTGGAAATTTCAACCAATGCTAACACACCAAGTAGGAGTTACACCGGATATGAGGATTGAAGGTCCTTTTGATGGCTTTACATGGGGGAAGTATGACCAAACGGACATACCAGGAGCTGAATACCCAAG AGTCTATTATTACGTATGCACTCCTCAAAATGTCAAAGGCTGCATGGCCATAAAGGAAGTGAAACACTCCAGTGATAAAAAAATCCTGAAAATTACTTACAGAGGAAAGCACACATGTATAGAAGCCTCCGACAGCATTGCAGGATGGTTTGAAAGACTAAACTCCAAGGGCAGTGTTGAATCAAGTTTTCATGAACAAGTTCCCCTATCACCAAGCTCACCAGGAGCCAACTCACAAGATATG TCAAATAGAAAGGAAGTTACTGCAAAGAAAAGCAAAGGTGAAGAAGTGGCTGAGCTTGAAGTTGAGAagacagaaaagaagaagaag aagaagaagaagaaaaaggataaAGACAATGGTGTTTTGGATTGTTCAGATGGGGAGAAATCTGTGAATGTGAAGAAGCACAAAGATAAAGAAGAGGCTGGTTCACCTCAAACTGAAAAgtctgaaaagaagaaaaacaaagaggcTGAGAATCATGGCGCTGAAGCTGCCACTGATAATGGCAAGGGTGATGGTGAGGCTGATAAGAgtgagaaaaagaaggagaagaagaagcgcAAACAAGAGGAAATAACTGACAGTCCTGTTACAGTTCCTGCAAAGAAAAGCAAAGGTGAAGAATTGGCTGAGCTTGAAGTTGAGAagacagaaaagaagaagaagaagaagaagaaaaaggataaAGACAATGGTGTTTTGGATTCTTTAGATGGGGAGAAATCTGTGAAGGTGAAGAAGCACAAAGATAAAGAAGAAGCTGGTTCACCTCAAACTGAGAAgtctgaaaagaagaagaagaaaaacaaaaaggctGAGGATCATGGTGTTGATGCTGCCACTGATAATGGCAAGGGTGATGGTGAGGCTGATAAgagtgagaaaaagaagaagaagaagaagaagaagaaggacaaATCGGATGCTGACGAAGAATAG